The Salvia miltiorrhiza cultivar Shanhuang (shh) chromosome 1, IMPLAD_Smil_shh, whole genome shotgun sequence genome has a window encoding:
- the LOC130999534 gene encoding auxin-induced protein 22D-like isoform X2, translating to MNSAVMKFMYTQNKAHRYCLTPPSYKTCPQFSHSLTTNFLQIYVISRKMERSCSAPAFEKDDLNLRLGLPGRDESEQPSSSCAKTNKRSSSEMDTSPHNNQSAAPPPKAQVVGWPPVRSYRKNALQAQKQPESEGSGMFVKVSMDGAPYLRKIDLKFYNNYLDLLKALEGMFKCTIGVYSEREGYNGSEFAPTYEDKDGDWMLAGDVPWEMFITSCKRLRIMKASEAKGLGGCL from the exons ATGAATTCAGCTGTCATGAAATTCATGTACACGCAGAATAAGGCCCACAGATACTGTCTCACCCCTCCTTCCTATAAAACTTGTCCCCAATTTTCTCAttcactcacaaccaatttccttCAAATTTACGTAATTTCAAGAAAAATGGAAAGATCTTGTTCAGCACCTGCTTTTGAGAAGGACGATCTGAATCTGCGATTAGGGCTTCCCGGAAGAGACGAATCGGAGCAGCCATCTTCATCTTGCGCCAAGACCAACAAGAGATCCTCATCGGAGATGGACACCTCTCCCCACAACAATCAATCCGCCGCCCCACCTCCTAA gGCACAAGTAGTTGGGTGGCCGCCGGTGAGATCTTACCGGAAAAACGCTCTGCAGGCGCAGAAGCAGCCGGAATCGGAGGGATCCGGGATGTTCGTGAAGGTGAGCATGGATGGAGCTCCATATTTGAGGAAGATTGACCTCAAATTCTACAACAACTACTTGGATCTACTCAAGGCCTTGGAGGGCATGTTCAAGTGTACCATAG GTGTTTACTCGGAGAGAGAAGGGTACAATGGGTCTGAATTTGCGCCAACTTATGAAGACAAAGATGGGGATTGGATGCTTGCTGGTGATGTTCCATGGGAGATGTTCATCACTTCTTGCAAGAGGCTGAGGATCATGAAGGCCTCCGAAGCTAAAGGATTGGGTGGCTGCTTGTAG
- the LOC130999534 gene encoding auxin-induced protein 22D-like isoform X1 has protein sequence MKFMYTQNKAHRYCLTPPSYKTCPQFSHSLTTNFLQIYVISRKMERSCSAPAFEKDDLNLRLGLPGRDESEQPSSSCAKTNKRSSSEMDTSPHNNQSAAPPPKAQVVGWPPVRSYRKNALQAQKQPESEGSGMFVKVSMDGAPYLRKIDLKFYNNYLDLLKALEGMFKCTIGNESCTLIMALRLSFSFFRGVNMSGFNCSGVYSEREGYNGSEFAPTYEDKDGDWMLAGDVPWEMFITSCKRLRIMKASEAKGLGGCL, from the exons ATGAAATTCATGTACACGCAGAATAAGGCCCACAGATACTGTCTCACCCCTCCTTCCTATAAAACTTGTCCCCAATTTTCTCAttcactcacaaccaatttccttCAAATTTACGTAATTTCAAGAAAAATGGAAAGATCTTGTTCAGCACCTGCTTTTGAGAAGGACGATCTGAATCTGCGATTAGGGCTTCCCGGAAGAGACGAATCGGAGCAGCCATCTTCATCTTGCGCCAAGACCAACAAGAGATCCTCATCGGAGATGGACACCTCTCCCCACAACAATCAATCCGCCGCCCCACCTCCTAA gGCACAAGTAGTTGGGTGGCCGCCGGTGAGATCTTACCGGAAAAACGCTCTGCAGGCGCAGAAGCAGCCGGAATCGGAGGGATCCGGGATGTTCGTGAAGGTGAGCATGGATGGAGCTCCATATTTGAGGAAGATTGACCTCAAATTCTACAACAACTACTTGGATCTACTCAAGGCCTTGGAGGGCATGTTCAAGTGTACCATAGGTAATGAATCTTGTACATTAATTATGGCGTTACgcttatctttttctttttttcgtgGTGTTAATATGAGTGGTTTTAATTGTTCAGGTGTTTACTCGGAGAGAGAAGGGTACAATGGGTCTGAATTTGCGCCAACTTATGAAGACAAAGATGGGGATTGGATGCTTGCTGGTGATGTTCCATGGGAGATGTTCATCACTTCTTGCAAGAGGCTGAGGATCATGAAGGCCTCCGAAGCTAAAGGATTGGGTGGCTGCTTGTAG